In one window of Nocardioides panacisoli DNA:
- a CDS encoding YbaB/EbfC family nucleoid-associated protein has translation MSENPFDALGGGGGLDINALMQQAQQMQEGLQAAQAELEEATVDGTVAGGAVTVTVSGVGELKNVAIQPGQVDGSDAESLADLSDLIVAAYRDARAKADTMAAEKMGPLAGGGMPGLPGEGGGSSGPLGFQ, from the coding sequence ATGAGTGAGAACCCCTTCGACGCCCTCGGCGGTGGCGGCGGCCTCGACATCAACGCCTTGATGCAGCAGGCCCAGCAGATGCAGGAGGGCCTGCAGGCCGCCCAGGCCGAGCTGGAGGAGGCGACCGTCGACGGCACGGTCGCCGGCGGTGCCGTGACCGTGACCGTCAGCGGTGTCGGCGAGCTCAAGAACGTCGCGATCCAGCCCGGTCAGGTCGACGGCTCCGACGCCGAGTCGCTCGCGGACCTGAGCGACCTGATCGTCGCCGCCTACCGCGACGCCCGCGCCAAGGCCGACACGATGGCCGCCGAGAAGATGGGCCCGCTCGCCGGCGGCGGCATGCCCGGACTGCCCGGCGAGGGCGGCGGTTCCTCGGGACCGCTGGGCTTCCAGTGA